One segment of Luteitalea sp. DNA contains the following:
- a CDS encoding SpoIIE family protein phosphatase gives MSGPRRGTRELLDTFTQDVTADDLKRVFTRDAREAYAFFAHGIDRRALAQLPWPKRALLHLRLFLLAFSRRLPPARRALYGLALVCSLIGLVELYTGIDTVRIGPIVLPVLTWSQGTGGMFLALVLLNILFALEVADRLTLKQDLNVAREIQRAMLPRQPFIGLGVQAHGETRPANTVGGDFFDIVPTPDGRLLVALGDVAGKGTPAALLMALLLAILRTLVDEGLDAQALATRLNQQVLRHAPRSRFITALLGIYDPESHVLTYVNAGHPPALLRHANGSLERLPPSGMALGLDRRAVYSSRNVMLCPGDLLVVYSDGITEAESPSGAPFDDDGVDEAVTQHAAESAQVVTSALMARVEAHIADARVCDDLTILALRHN, from the coding sequence ATGAGCGGTCCTCGCCGCGGTACGCGCGAGCTTCTGGACACCTTCACGCAAGACGTCACGGCAGACGACCTCAAGCGCGTCTTCACTCGTGATGCGCGGGAAGCGTACGCGTTCTTCGCCCACGGGATCGACCGCCGGGCGCTGGCGCAGCTGCCGTGGCCGAAGCGGGCACTGCTGCACCTACGGCTGTTCCTGTTGGCTTTCTCACGTCGTCTGCCGCCCGCGCGGCGTGCACTCTACGGTCTGGCGCTGGTCTGCTCACTCATCGGCCTGGTGGAGTTGTACACCGGCATCGACACCGTGCGGATTGGCCCAATCGTCTTGCCGGTGCTCACCTGGTCGCAGGGAACAGGCGGCATGTTCCTCGCGCTCGTGCTGCTCAACATCTTGTTCGCGCTGGAGGTGGCTGATCGACTAACGCTCAAGCAGGACCTGAACGTCGCGCGGGAGATTCAACGCGCCATGCTGCCACGCCAGCCGTTCATCGGCCTCGGCGTGCAGGCTCACGGTGAGACCCGCCCTGCCAACACGGTCGGTGGAGACTTCTTCGACATCGTTCCGACGCCGGATGGTCGCCTACTCGTTGCGCTAGGGGACGTCGCCGGAAAGGGCACACCTGCCGCGCTCCTGATGGCACTACTGCTGGCGATCTTGCGCACACTGGTCGACGAGGGACTGGACGCACAGGCGCTCGCCACGCGGTTGAACCAGCAGGTGCTGCGCCATGCGCCCCGCTCACGCTTCATCACGGCGCTGCTCGGAATCTATGACCCCGAGAGTCACGTGCTCACGTATGTGAACGCGGGGCATCCACCAGCCCTGCTACGCCACGCCAATGGGTCACTGGAGCGCTTGCCGCCAAGCGGAATGGCGCTCGGCCTCGACCGCCGTGCCGTGTATTCGTCCCGGAACGTGATGCTATGTCCGGGAGACCTTCTCGTAGTTTACAGTGATGGCATCACGGAAGCCGAGTCGCCCTCCGGCGCGCCCTTTGACGATGATGGCGTGGACGAGGCGGTAACGCAGCACGCAGCGGAAAGCGCTCAGGTTGTCACCAGTGCCCTCATGGCACGTGTGGAAGCCCATATCGCCGACGCGCGGGTCTGCGACGACTTGACGATTCTCGCGCTGCGGCACAACTAA